The following are from one region of the Pocillopora verrucosa isolate sample1 chromosome 3, ASM3666991v2, whole genome shotgun sequence genome:
- the LOC136279549 gene encoding uncharacterized protein, which yields MAAKKASKKKEDLEVLLQEATSLLEEKEKSRKRKKGESDSEFYRDSTTGFREYKYEYRPREKKSINTEANSAFANASVEFEEPIPGITGLDAGYEFDSDDVDETDNLDAALARCDELLSLFDASSQSWETRMVNLSTNWDNIRKLLLEAVLSCEGLPSPNRCHMCLEGKVRIRCHDCPKKFFCPSCDQDVHSLLPFHDRDGYVNGFFQAIPPTVTIDESGVKRIVAKLLPVISVPENCPCCNEAGVLEQRPTTGTIIVINEKGRFDLNKFSIQCSRCDAVTPSRSISDVVQAGYWPGSPTDTSYLFDQQLFRLWDAIQKRMPGSSESSFIRALEDVSVTKGRAPTINNSAFSRSFKEWKFLQYELDCLQGLNWMKCPPCSVFQHSCHVDGNMKLHRYNTSGSQRRPSYYGDLFIAKNHDVDSHLKAVYAKKSKSKDVDNRCGDSHWRAANNHGRKAAKLDETGLEIASCRHGLAQWAVNMFQGELYGYANFVHQKKMIPAGVKYFWEDIVCKYWKWATKAGGLENCDMKPALSVMHAKAHSWTCQVIWGGRWQDGSACSTGEEVEQINSHMSRCGNTTKYMLPENREELITEHALRWNKRKIVGMVQSLARRYTRATKMLTESRKEFNEDEWKRAVVSHAHEVEALQGTSSRLRLQDEIEMLVSTIEQTTQSMNKLAGSSKQRTRLHSKISADKAKLSSQIQRYNEETQGVQGANLQCTCSVSEVIEGNFPWGRNADTPIRIKRIILEKSEIAKRWDEEVALVKKEMANFIAYYMDVSIPHLTKIAEELQGKLDNLSRPLDARGPPEIEEASVESENEMIGSYRTVSVDARIIGGKLAYAKKGIAFCKLQLVSAASKFQTALSGSDYEDSLNIQDNEDDNDNWDGGDDSDHDDVEEEYEHYIANSDNDAVDTDTSTDDNFEVLGESITQNDLSVWKFPPEVSQSTLDGRNGSSACSVIALILAHGAWHQGLNLQPTLVLSPLWVKLLCAAIRVGNRLYDRCRLSLPQRFLSASEAATVAQPCVSVSVDSPLPVRVFDEHGPTTLLFQLRRLCARDHGDAALLIVNEKTVVFIPVGNSSIVLVDTHRHGLHGAELLLGHQSSLNQFVSVCQTVLDLQDDTYANLCFISF from the exons atggcggcgaAGAAGGCCTCCAAGAAGAAAGAAGATCTTGAGGTTCTGCTCCAGGAAGCAACAAGTTTGctagaagaaaaagaaaaatcgcgAAAGAGGAAGAAAGGCGAGAGTGATTCCGAATTTTACAGGGACTCCACAACCGGTTTCAGGGAATACAAGTACGAGTATCGGCCTCGtgaaaagaaaagcataaaTACTGAGGCAAATAGTGCCTTCGCCAATGCATCAGTGGAATTCGAAG AACCGATTCCTGGCATAACTGGGTTGGACGCAGGCTATGAGTTTGATTCAGATGATGTTGACGAAACAG ACAATCTTGACGCTGCCTTGGCAAGATGCGATGAGCTTCTCAGCTTGTTCGATGCTTCATCTCAAAGCTGGGAGACACGCATGGTGAACTTGTCAACAAACTGGGATAACATCCGAAAACTTCTACTGGAGGCTGTCCTTAGTTGTGAGGGGCTTCCTTCACCTAATCGCTGTCATATGTGTTTAGAAGGAAAAGTTCGCATACGGTGCCATGACtgcccaaagaaatttttctgtcCTTCATGTGACCAAGATGTGCATTCTCTGTTACCTTTTCATGACAGAGATGGTTATGTTAATGGATTCTTTCAGGCTATCCCTCCAACCGTTACAATTGATGAAAGTGGAGTAAAGCGTATTGTAG ctAAACTGTTACCTGTCATCAGTGTACCTGAAAATTGCCCATGCTGTAATGAGGCTGGAGTATTAGAGCAGCGACCAACTACAGGAACAATCATTGTCATAAACGAGAAAG gAAGGTTTGATTTAAACAAGTTCAGCATTCAGTGTAGCCGATGTGATGCTGTTACCCCATCCAGGTCCATTAGTGACGTGGTTCAGGCTGGGTATTGGCCAGGAAGCCCAACAGACACAAGCTATCTTTTTGATCAGCAGCTGTTTCGTCTATGGGATGCCATTCAAAAGAGAATGCCTGGGAGCTCAGAAAGCTCCTTTATCAGAGCTCTCGAGGACGTATCTGTAACAAAAGGAAGG GCACCAACCATCAATAATTCTGCGTTCTCTCGTTCATTCAAAGAGTGGAAGTTCTTGCAATATGAGTTAGATTGTTTGCAAGGACTAAATTGGATGAAGTGCCCTCCTTGTTCAGTTTTTCAGCATTCATGCCATGTTGATGGCAATATGAAACTTCATCGTTACAATACATCAGGAAg TCAAAGAAGGCCATCATATTATGGAGACCTGTTCATTGCCAAGAACCACGACGTTGACAGCCACCTGAAGGCAGTTTATGCAAAGAAGTCCAAATCTAAG GACGTTGATAATAGATGTGGTGACTCACACTGGAGGGCTGCAAACAATCATGGCAGAAAGGCAGCCAAATTGGACGAGACTGGACTGGAAATTGCAA GTTGCAGACATGGCTTGGCTCAGTGGGCAGTGAACATGTTCCAGGGAGAGCTGTATGGCTATGCAAACTTTGTACACCAGAAAAAAATGATACCAGCTGGTGTCAAGTATTTCTGGGAAGACATTGTCTGCAAGTACTGGAAGTGGGCTACAAAAGCTGGTGGGCTTGAAAACTGTGATATGAAACCAGCCTTGTCTGTGATGCATGCAAAAGCTCATAGTTGGACATGCCAG GTCATATGGGGAGGCCGATGGCAAGATGGAAGTGCCTGCTCCACTGGCGAGGAAGTGGAACAGATCAATTCCCACATGTCTCGTTGTGGAAACACTACAAAGTACATGCTTCCTGAGA ATCGAGAAGAGCTCATTACTGAGCATGCGCTGAGgtggaacaaaagaaaaattgttggAATGGTACAGAGTCTTGCGCGGCGATACACTCGT GCTACTAAAATGCTAACTGAATCACGCAAAGAATTCAATGAAG ACGAGTGGAAACGTGCTGTTGTTAGTCATGCACATG aagtGGAAGCCTTGCAGGGTACTTCTAGCCGTCTTCGGCTTCAAGATGAAATAGAGATGTTGGTTTCAACTATCGAGCAGACTACTCAATCCATGAACAAACTGGCTGG ATCATCCAAGCAACGCACACGATTACATAGTAAAATTTCTGCGGATAAAGCCAAACTTTCTTCTCAAATACAACGGTATAATGAAGAGACACAGGGTGTTCAAGGCGCCAACCTGCAGTGTACATGTTCTGTCTCTGAAGTCATTGAAGGAAACTTCCCATGGGGAAGAAATGCAG ATACACCGATACGGATCAAGAGAATAATTTTAGAGAAGAGCGAGATAGCGAAGAGATGGGACGAGGAAGTTGCTCTGGTAAAAAAGGAGATGGCCAACTTCATTGCGTATTACATGGACGTGAGCATTCCCCACCTTACAAAGATCGCAGAGGAATTGCAGGGAAAATTAGACA ATCTTTCCAGGCCACTTGATGCCCGTGGACCACCAGAAATCGAAGAAGCATCTGTGGAGTCGGAGAAT gAAATGATCGGCAGCTATAGAACTGTGTCGGTGGACGCAAGAATTATTGGAGGGAAGTTGGCCTATGCTAAAAAAGGGATCGCTTTCTGCAAGCTTCAACTTGTCAGCGCAGCCTCTAAATTTCAAACAGCACTATCTGGTAGTGACTATGAGGATTCGTTAAATATCCAAGACAATGAGGATGACAATGACAATTGGGATGGAGGTGATGATTCTGACCATGACGATGTCGAAGAGGAATATGAGCATTATATTGCTAATTCCGACAATGATGCCGTTGACACCGACACGTCAACAGATGACAATTTTGAAGTCCTCGGGGAAAGCATTACTCAGAATGACTTGTCCGTATGGAAATTCCCGCCTGAAGTCAGCCAATCAACACTTGACGGCCGAAATGGTAGTTCGGCTTGCAGTGTTATAGCCCTTATCCTTGCACATGGCGCATGGCATCAAGGTCTCAATCTCCAACCGACACTTGTGCTGTCTCCTCTGTGGGTCAAACTTCTTTGTGCCGCTATTAGAGTAGGAAACCGGCTTTACGACCGCTGTCGTCTAAGCTTGCCGCAACGCTTCTTGTCTGCGTCAGAGGCTGCCACCGTCGCGCAACCGTGTGTAAGCGTCTCAGTTGACTCCCCTTTGCCAGTTCGCGTTTTTGATGAACATGGCCCCACGACGTTGTTGTTCCAGTTGAGAAGGCTGTGTGCACGGGACCACGGTGATGCTGCCCTGTTAATAGTGAACGAGAAGACAGTTGTCTTTATACCAGTCGGGAATTCGTCCATTGTTTTGGTGGATACACACCGACATGGCCTCCACGGTGCCGAATTATTACTGGGCCATCAAAGCAGCTTGAATCAGTTTGTCAGTGTCTGCCAAACAGTTTTGGATCTACAGGATGACACCTACGctaatttgtgttttatttctttttaa
- the LOC131776105 gene encoding uncharacterized protein: protein MSLSSTSVISWYSYRIETEPDKVTRCQDAQILASSFKILRGQDYQFLNMEIDSANMGGSPKHFRRSKVKRCDEESSPGNALTPKKRKTRLAGGSTKHFRWPKVKRRDEESCPSRALTPKKRKTRLAGGSTKHFRWPKMKRRDEESSPSDVLTPKERKTRLAGGSTKHFRWRKVKRRDEESSPSDTLTPKIKKTRLAGSSTKHLRPPKVEGCNEESSPSDVLTPKKKKTRLAGGSTEDLHRSKAEHRNEESSPSDAFTPKKKKARLAESSPSDAFTPKKRKTRLAGGSTKHLRPPKVKRCDEESSPSDALTPKIKKTHLAGGSTKHFCCPKVKRRDEESSPSRALTPKKRKTRLAGGSTKHLRPPKAEGGNEESSPSDVLTPKKKKTRLTGGSTKHFRRRKVKRRDEESSPSDTFTPKVKKTRLAGSSTKHLRSSKAEGRNEESSPSDVLTPKKKKTRLAGGSTKHFRWRKVKCRDEESSPSDTLTPKIKKTRLAGSSTKHLRSPKAEGRNEESSPSDVLTPKKKTTRLAGGSTKHFRGRKVKRRNEESSPSDALTPIIKETRLAGGSTEHLRPPKVEGRNEESSPNDALAPKKKKTRLAGGFLKHFRRPKVKFRDEESSPRDALTRKKRKIRLAGSSTKHLRPPKVKRRDEESSLSDALTPKKRKTRLAVKQVVPSDEDLEWLSQQLENWMVVGRRLKIDKPTLTAFDMENRGWFEKSYRMLLHWKERNGSTATYTILHDALCHPLVKRTDLAEQLMTGGSTKHLDRPKVKRRDEESSPSDLTPEKRKTCLAEPLNVEKCQEKLKSYYDTFSKVKNVPWNESSTIQIDEIYTPLSWVRDHRKPSRVTQKELKDYTDMFKGKPTRMLVYGRPGIGKSTFCKKAAYDWSKALKEILKNFLVLILIKLRDVCDVGNIRDVLRASKLLASDSPISVDSLYDYIVNNQDKVLLILDGYDEYSCPKEHSPILEIWKGEQLRDCHVIVTTRQLKCDELRGPSHVQFEIHGFKSWEQIETFARKFLASEDDLDEFMSYLKEKYLLDMAKVPLLLLMLCVLWKGKHHEGLPKSRADIFTQFIQTMLDHKGESHQPMPFQKVTSTEARKDLSNLGKAAFEALLQDRPYVRCIKLPGNILRSFQKLSAVGLFQILNLTSLNPEKGAYFIHKSVQEFLAAWHIKEEVLSIKGESTLSLSKVESFEKIVKMNEVLKFACELSTEAACAIFHHVGSVGRKESLSKCDFIENEKLSQDEQLYLQLISHSYICCSAEKRRDLCSAFPSYTGGVLSLDSNQLNMTANEHLLKSAVIPDFIFFPTYEEYSEKNFQDLITLAEDTNAVFLSCSGEKKAADLLKKFPRPLEEFVLKRERKVIVYVYEIWKEEDVGTFPTEMLRELISPTAESTQVKRVGDPLNEHDSETTSCLTKNTDSITGPTPQSLSCVKKIDINQIERKEMKMVANLLPLFTALRCITITWKPFEIIDAQLTETLVSRIIFTDKLHTLELVNINLTAKPAATIARSLHQAPSLRILTLSANPLGEGLSVLIRHLSCVPHLETLCLVNVKMTQQQVNDLSAAVRQRNLSFFKTEYHNDERNVKPEEEWPTDGYWREFWSYYHGSDPGSVTDSGDEEDPGSVTDSSDEEDPGSVTDSSDEEDPGSVTDSGDE from the exons ATGAGCTTGTCAAGTACCTCAGTGATTTCCTGGTATAGTTACAGGATTGAAACAG AGCCTGACAAGGTGACAAGATGTCAAGATGCTCAAATTTTAGCAAGCTCCTTTAAG ATTTTAAGAGGGCAGGATTATCAGTTCCTAAATATGGAAATAGATTCTGCCAACATGG gtggttctccTAAACATTTTCGTCGGTCAAAGGTGAAACGCTGTGATGAAGAGTCGTCCCCGGGTAACGccttaactccgaagaaaagaaaaactcgtttagcag gtggttctactaaacattttcgTTGGCCAAAGGTGAAACGCCGTGATGAAGAGTCTTGTCCGAGTCGCGccttaactccgaagaaaagaaaaactcgtcTGGCAG gtggttctactaaacattttcgTTGGCCAAAGATGAAACGCCGTGATGAAGAGTCATCTCCGAGTGACGTCTTAACTccgaaggaaagaaaaactcgtctggcag gtggttctactaaacattttcgTTGGAGAAAGGTGAAACGCCGtgatgaagagtcgtctccAAGTGACACCTTAACtccgaaaataaaaaaaactcgtttagcag gtagttctactaaacatttgcgTCCGCCAAAGGTGGAAGGCTGTAATGAAGAGTCTTCTCCGAGTGACGTCTTAActccgaagaaaaaaaaaactcgtttagcag gtggttctactgAAGATTTGCATCGGTCAAAGGCGGAACATCGTAATGAAGAATCGTCTCCGAGTGACGCCTTCActccgaagaaaaaaaaggctcgtttagcag agtcgtctccgaGTGACGCCTTCActccgaagaaaagaaaaactcgtttgGCAG gtggttctactaaacatttgcgTCCGCCAAAGGTGAAACGCTGtgatgaagagtcgtctccgaGTGATGCCTTAACCccgaagataaaaaaaactcatttagCAG gtggttctactaaacatttttGTTGCCCAAAGGTGAAACGCCGTGATGAAGAGTCTTCTCCGAGTCGCGccttaactccgaagaaaagaaaaactcgtctggcag gtggttctactaaacatttgcgTCCGCCAAAGGCGGAAGGCGGTAATGAAGAGTCTTCTCCGAGTGACGTCTTAActccgaagaaaaaaaaaactcgtttaacag gtggttctactaaacattttcgTAGGCGAAAGGTGAAACGCCGTGATGAAGAGTCTTCTCCGAGTGACACCTTTACTccgaaagtaaaaaaaactcgtttagcag gtagttctactaaacatttgcgTTCGTCAAAGGCGGAAGGCCGTAATGAAGAGTCTTCTCCGAGTGACGTCTTAActccgaagaaaaaaaaaactcgtttagCAG gtggttctactaaacattttcgTTGGCGAAAGGTGAAATGCCGtgatgaagagtcgtctccAAGTGACACCTTAACtccgaaaataaaaaaaactcgtttagcag gtagttctactaaacatttgcgTTCGCCAAAGGCGGAAGGCCGTAATGAAGAGTCTTCTCCGAGTGACGTCTTAACtccgaagaaaaaaacaactcgtttagcag gtggttctactaaacattttcgTGGGCGAAAGGTGAAACGCCGTAATGAAGAGTCTTCTCCGAGTGACGCCTTAACTCCGATAATAAAAGAGACTCGTTtagcag GTGGTTCTACTGAACATTTGCGTCCGCCAAAGGTGGAAGGCCGTAATGAAGAGTCGTCTCCAAATGACGCCTTAgctccgaagaaaaaaaaaactcgtttagCAG gtggttttcttaaacatttCCGTCGGCCAAAGGTGAAATTCCGTGATGAAGAGTCGTCCCCGAGGGACGCCTTAACtcggaagaaaagaaaaattcgcttggcag gtagttctactaaacatttgcgTCCGCCAAAGGTGAAACGCCGTGATGAAGAGTCGTCTCTGAGTGACGccttaactccgaagaaaagaaaaactcgtttagcag ttAAGCAAGTAGTtcccagcgacgaagatttagagtggctttcgCAGCAACTCGAAAATTGGATGGTAGTCGGGCGTCGTCTAAAAATTGACAAACCAACATTAACGGCGTTTGATATGGAAAATAGGGGATGGTTTGAAAAAAGTTACAGAATGTTACTACATTGGAAAGAGAGGAATGGCTCAACTGCAACATACACGATCCTACATGATGCACTGTGTCATCCATTGGTTAAACGCACAGATTTAGCTGAGCAACTTATGACTG gtggttctactaaacatttggATCGGCCAAAGGTGAAACGCCGtgatgaagagtcgtctccgaGTGACTTAACTccggagaaaagaaaaacttgtttggCAG AGCCTTTGAATGTTGAGAAGTGCCAAGAGAAGCTAAAATCTTATTATGACACCTTCAGTAAGGTGAAAAACGTTCCATGGAACGAAAGCTCTACCATTCAGATTGATGAGATCTACACACCTTTGAGTTGGGTCAGAGATCACAGGAAGCCCAGCAGAGTGACACAAAAGGAACTTAAAGACTACACCGACATGTTCAAGGGAAAACCAACTCGAATGCTTGTTTATGGTCGGCCAGGAATTGGCAAGAGTACGTTTTGTAAGAAGGCTGCATATGATTGGTCGAAAGCCTTAAAAGAAATCCTGAAGAACTTTTTGGTTTTGATTCTGATTAAGTTGCGAGATGTGTGTGACGTAGGAAACATCCGTGATGTTTTGCGTGCGTCTAAATTGCTGGCCAGTGATAGTCCGATCTCAGTTGATAGTCTCTATGATTACATAgttaacaatcaagataaaGTGCTTCTGATTTTGGATGGCTACGATGAGTACAGCTGTCCAAAAGAACACTCACCCATCCTTGAAATTTGGAAGGGTGAGCAGCTGAGAGATTGTCACGTTATTGTCACCACGCGTCAACTTAAATGTGACGAGTTAAGAGGCCCCAGCCACGTTCAGTTTGAGATTCACGGTTTCAAAAGCTGGGAACAAATCGAAACCTTTGCGAGAAAGTTTTTGGCAAGTGAAGATGATCTTGACGAGTTCATGTCCTACCTGAAAGAAAAGTATCTCCTTGACATGGCAAAAGTACCTCTCCTCCTTCTGATGCTGTGTGTTTTGTGGAAAGGGAAACATCACGAAGGACTGCCAAAATCACGGGCAGACATATTCACACAATTCATTCAAACAATGCTAGATCACAAAGGTGAAAGTCACCAGCCTATGCCATTTCAGAAAGTGACCTCAACAGAAGCCAGGAAAGACCTGAGTAATCTTGGAAAGGCTGCCTTTGAAGCACTTCTGCAAGACCGTCCTTACGTACGCTGCATCAAACTCCCCGGCAATATTTtaagaagttttcaaaaattaagtgCAGTTGGGCTTTTCCAGATTCTCAATCTTACGAGTCTCAATCCTGAGAAAGGGGcctatttcattcataaatccGTACAGGAGTTCCTTGCAGCCTGGCACATTAAGGAGGAAGTGTTGTCGATTAAAGGAGAAAGTACGCTTAGCCTTTCcaaagttgaatcatttgaaaagatcGTGAAGATGAATGAAGTTCTGAAATTTGCCTGTGAGCTGTCAACAGAAGCCGCGTGCGCAATTTTTCATCATGTGGGTTCGGTTGGAAGAAAGGAATCTTTGTCGAAATGTGATTTCATTGAGAATGAAAAACTGTCTCAAGATGAACAACTTTATCTTCAGCTTATCTCGCATAGCTACATTTGTTGTTCGGCCGAGAAGAGGCGAGATCTCTGCTCAGCGTTTCCCTCTTACACTGGAGGTGTTTTGTCTCTTGATTCTAACCAGCTGAACATGACTGCAAATGAACATTTGCTGAAATCTGCCGTGATACCcgactttatcttttttcctaCCTACGAAGAGTATTCAGAGAAAAACTTTCAAGACTTGATCACTCTAGCGGAGGACACAAATGCTGTTTTTTTAAGCTGTTCGGGCGAAAAGAAAGCCGCGGATTTACTGAAGAAGTTCCCACGTCCTTTGGAAGAGTTCGTtttgaagagagagagaaaagtcATCGTTTATGTTTATGAAATATGGAAAGAAGAAGATGTTGGTACTTTTCCGACTGAAATGCTGCGAGAGCTCATTTCGCCAACAGCAGAGTCTACTCAGGTGAAGCGTGTTGGTGACCCGTTGAATGAACACGACAGCGAAACAACTTCGTGTTTGACTAAGAACACTGATAGCATCACTGGTCCGACTCCTCAGAGCCTTTCCTGTGTGAAGAAGATTGATATAAACCAGATAGAAAGGAAAGAGATGAAGATGGTGGCTAATCTCTTACCACTTTTCACTGCTCTGCGATGTATAACTATTACTTGGAAACCCTTTGAAATCATTGATGCTCAGTTGACAGAGACCCTGGTGTCTCGTATCATCTTCACTGACAAACTTCACACATTAGAACTTGTTAATATCAATTTAACAGCCAAACCTGCCGCAACCATCGCCAGATCTCTGCACCAGGCTCCTAGCCTGCGCATTCTCACCTTGTCAGCGAACCCTCTTGGTGAAGGACTAAGTGTTCTCATTCGACATCTCAGCTGCGTTCCTCACCTGGAGACGCTGTGCCTTGTTAACGTTAAAATGACACAGCAACAAGTGAATGATTTGAGTGCAGCTGTACGTCAGAGAAACCTCTCCTTTTTCAAGACAGAATACCAC AATGATGAAAGGAATGTCaaacctgaagaagaatggCCAACAGATGGATACTGGAGAGAGTTTTGGAGCTACTACCATGGATCAGATCCTGGATCAGTTACCGACTCAGGTGATGAGGAggatcctgggtcagttactgaCTCAAGTGACGAGGAggatcctgggtcagttactgaCTCAAGTGATGAGGAggatcctgggtcagttactgaCTCAGGTGACGAGTAg